From Calothrix sp. PCC 6303, a single genomic window includes:
- a CDS encoding leucine-rich repeat domain-containing protein produces the protein MTQDELLELIDRAVAEGWRELDLSGQELTELPGEIGKLQQLESLILGKKLEGYERVGSRILEKVSGNNLKTLPLELLGLPNLRKLDISGNPLESIPDVVTQILHLEELILIRVELTEIPEAIANLSNLTQLYFNSNHISKIPELIAKLSNLRELHVSSNKITEIPEAIAKLSNLRELHVSSNQITEIPEAIANLSNLRELHVSSNQITEIPEAIAKLINLRELQVSSNKITEIPEVIAKLTNLRKLYLRNNQITEIPEVIAKLTNLTQLDLSYNQITKISEALAKLINLTQIILHNNKITEIPDALAKLINLTQLDLSYNQITKIPEALAKLTNLTQLILYSNQITEIPEVIAKLTNLTQLDLSYNQITKIPEALAKLTNLTQLILYSNRISEIPEALAKLINLTQIILSYNRISEIPEALAKLTNLTQLDLSYNQITKIPEALAKLINLTQIILHSNKITEIPEALAKLTNLRQLYLSYNRITEIPEALAKLTNLTQLNLSDNQIIKIPKALAKLSNLTQLDLNRNKITEIPEALAKLTNLTQLYLRNNRITEIPEALAKLTNLTQLDLGTNYNISEIPEAITKLTNLTQLNLTSSQITEIPEVIAKLTNLTQLNLTSNQIAEIPEAIAKLTNLTQLILTSNQITEIPEAIAKLTNLTQLNLTSNQITKIPEAIAKLTNLTQLILSYNQITEIPEAIAKLTNLTQLILTSNQITEIPDAITKLTNLTQLDLSYNRISEIPLEILDSKDPKEILNYLRQISTSETRPLHEAKLLLVGQGSVGKTSLIERLIHDKYDKNQHQTDGLKVQTWNVSVKNQDIRLNVWDFGGQEIYHATHQFFLTKRSLYLLVCNCRTSEEENRIEYWLKLIESFGGQSPVIIVGNKKDEQPLDINRKALREKYPNIDPRIIETSCQDNIGINELRDAILDQVGNLKEVYDLLPLSWFEVKKQLESMTEDFITYNRYIGICHENKIPEEQNQDQLIDLLHRLGLVLNYRDHPILKNLNVLKPNWVTEGIYALLSDENLKTKTKGIFTDEDLSRILNKERYPTQRHDDLINLMKKFELCFQLECYPPKFLIAGLLPKDQPDATKLEGETLEFQYHYKVLPESIISRFIVNTHEKIHNQIYWRSGVMLQYQENNEIYNIARIKADPEDKRIFITISGRKETRRLFLGILRDVFHKIHNTLPNLEITEWVPVPNHPNHPPLDYQELLGLESMGVLEYPIGKLKININIRQLLDGYESRESRQKIQKGDPESDRFRINIYNQNNNNNHQGEYKPMTEITNNNQGANIANFANEVKDNASQQASNFTQTSGASVAELMQLIGNLRQTANQFPAETRDDMIIEIDDVEVEIKKPEKERNIPKLKKRLAGLLTAATVVATPIAEMAGFTNTVLEIGQKVGIELKLPSGK, from the coding sequence ATGACGCAGGATGAGTTGTTGGAACTGATAGATCGCGCCGTGGCTGAGGGTTGGCGAGAATTAGACTTGTCAGGGCAAGAGTTGACTGAGTTACCTGGGGAAATTGGTAAGTTGCAGCAGCTTGAGTCTTTGATTTTGGGAAAGAAACTTGAAGGTTATGAACGAGTAGGAAGCCGCATTCTTGAAAAGGTTTCAGGCAACAATTTAAAAACGCTTCCTCTGGAACTATTGGGTTTGCCTAATTTGCGTAAGTTGGATATTAGTGGCAATCCTTTAGAGAGCATTCCCGATGTGGTAACGCAAATACTACATTTAGAAGAACTTATCTTAATTCGAGTAGAGCTAACTGAAATACCAGAAGCAATTGCTAATTTAAGCAATCTGACGCAACTTTACTTTAATAGCAACCATATAAGCAAGATACCAGAGTTGATCGCAAAATTAAGCAATCTGAGGGAGCTTCACGTCAGTAGCAACAAAATAACCGAGATTCCAGAAGCAATCGCAAAATTAAGCAATCTGAGGGAGCTTCACGTCAGTAGCAACCAAATAACCGAGATTCCAGAGGCAATCGCTAATTTAAGCAATCTGAGGGAGCTTCACGTCAGTAGCAACCAAATAACCGAGATTCCAGAGGCAATCGCTAAATTAATCAATCTGAGGGAGCTTCAAGTCAGCAGCAACAAAATAACCGAGATTCCAGAAGTAATCGCTAAATTAACCAATCTGAGGAAGCTTTACCTTCGTAACAACCAAATAACCGAGATTCCAGAAGTAATCGCTAAATTAACCAATCTGACGCAGCTTGACCTCAGTTACAACCAAATAACCAAGATTTCAGAGGCGCTCGCTAAATTAATCAATCTGACGCAGATTATCCTCCATAACAACAAAATAACCGAGATTCCAGATGCGCTCGCTAAATTAATCAATCTGACGCAGCTTGACCTCAGTTACAACCAAATAACCAAGATTCCAGAGGCGCTCGCTAAATTAACCAATCTGACGCAGCTTATCCTCTATAGCAACCAAATAACTGAGATTCCAGAGGTGATTGCTAAATTAACCAATCTGACGCAGCTTGACCTCAGTTACAACCAAATAACCAAGATTCCAGAGGCGCTCGCTAAATTAACCAATCTGACGCAGCTTATCCTCTATAGCAACCGAATAAGCGAGATTCCAGAGGCGCTCGCTAAATTAATCAATCTGACGCAGATTATCCTCAGTTACAACCGAATAAGCGAGATTCCAGAGGCGCTCGCTAAATTAACCAATCTGACGCAGCTTGACCTCAGTTACAACCAAATAACCAAGATTCCAGAGGCGCTCGCTAAATTAATCAATCTGACGCAGATTATCCTTCATAGCAACAAAATAACCGAGATTCCAGAGGCGCTCGCTAAATTAACCAATCTGAGGCAGCTTTACCTCAGTTACAACCGAATAACAGAGATTCCAGAGGCGCTCGCTAAATTAACCAATCTGACGCAACTTAACCTCAGTGACAACCAAATAATCAAGATTCCAAAGGCGCTCGCTAAATTAAGCAATCTGACGCAGCTTGACCTCAATCGCAACAAAATAACCGAGATTCCAGAGGCGCTCGCTAAATTAACTAACCTGACGCAGCTTTACCTCCGTAACAACCGAATAACAGAGATTCCAGAGGCGCTCGCTAAATTAACTAATCTGACGCAGCTTGACCTGGGTACCAACTACAACATAAGCGAGATTCCAGAGGCGATCACTAAATTAACTAATCTGACGCAGCTTAACCTCACTAGCAGTCAAATAACCGAGATTCCAGAAGTAATCGCTAAATTAACCAATCTGACGCAGCTTAACCTCACTAGCAACCAAATAGCCGAGATTCCAGAGGCAATCGCTAAATTAACCAATCTGACGCAGCTTATCCTCACTAGCAACCAAATAACCGAGATTCCAGAGGCAATCGCTAAATTAACTAATCTGACGCAGCTTAACCTCACTAGCAACCAAATAACCAAGATTCCAGAGGCAATCGCTAAATTAACCAATCTGACGCAGCTTATCCTCAGTTACAACCAAATAACCGAGATTCCAGAGGCAATCGCTAAATTAACCAATCTGACGCAGCTTATCCTCACTAGCAACCAAATAACCGAGATTCCAGATGCGATCACTAAATTAACCAATCTGACGCAGCTTGACCTCAGTTACAACCGAATAAGCGAGATTCCTTTAGAAATTCTTGATTCAAAAGATCCGAAAGAGATTTTGAATTACTTGAGGCAAATTAGCACAAGTGAAACTCGACCATTACACGAAGCCAAACTCTTGCTCGTCGGACAAGGCAGCGTCGGTAAAACATCCCTCATCGAGCGACTAATCCACGATAAATACGATAAAAATCAACACCAAACCGACGGACTCAAGGTACAAACTTGGAATGTGTCGGTTAAAAACCAAGACATCCGCCTCAATGTTTGGGACTTTGGCGGACAGGAAATTTATCATGCTACCCATCAGTTTTTTCTAACCAAGCGTAGTCTCTATCTCCTCGTTTGTAATTGCCGCACCAGCGAAGAAGAAAACCGCATCGAATATTGGCTGAAACTAATCGAAAGCTTTGGCGGACAGTCTCCTGTGATTATCGTTGGTAACAAAAAAGACGAACAACCCCTCGACATCAACCGCAAAGCATTACGGGAAAAATATCCTAACATCGACCCACGTATTATCGAAACCTCCTGCCAAGACAATATCGGCATTAATGAACTCCGCGACGCTATTTTGGATCAAGTCGGCAACCTCAAAGAAGTCTACGATCTTTTACCCCTCTCATGGTTTGAGGTTAAAAAACAACTCGAATCCATGACTGAAGACTTCATTACCTACAATCGCTATATCGGTATCTGCCACGAAAACAAGATTCCTGAAGAACAAAACCAAGATCAACTTATTGACCTGCTGCATAGACTTGGCTTAGTTCTCAACTACCGTGATCATCCCATCCTCAAAAATCTCAACGTCCTCAAACCCAACTGGGTGACAGAAGGAATTTACGCGCTCCTGAGCGATGAAAACCTTAAAACTAAAACCAAAGGTATTTTCACCGATGAGGATCTCAGTCGCATCCTCAATAAAGAGCGATACCCCACCCAGCGTCATGACGATCTGATCAATCTGATGAAAAAATTTGAGCTTTGCTTTCAACTAGAATGTTACCCACCAAAATTTTTAATTGCGGGACTTCTGCCCAAAGATCAACCAGACGCAACAAAACTAGAAGGGGAAACCCTGGAATTCCAATATCATTACAAAGTTCTCCCCGAAAGCATCATTTCTCGCTTTATCGTCAATACCCACGAAAAAATCCATAATCAAATCTATTGGCGCAGTGGTGTAATGCTGCAATATCAAGAAAATAACGAAATCTACAACATCGCTCGCATCAAAGCCGATCCCGAAGACAAAAGAATCTTCATCACCATTAGCGGACGCAAAGAAACCCGTCGCTTATTTCTCGGTATCCTCCGCGATGTCTTCCACAAAATCCACAACACTCTCCCCAATCTCGAAATCACCGAATGGGTTCCCGTCCCCAACCATCCCAATCACCCACCCCTCGACTACCAAGAACTTTTGGGACTTGAATCAATGGGCGTTCTTGAATATCCAATTGGTAAACTCAAAATAAACATCAATATCCGTCAACTTTTAGATGGCTATGAATCACGAGAATCGCGTCAGAAAATACAAAAAGGCGATCCAGAAAGCGATCGGTTTAGAATCAATATTTACAATCAAAATAACAATAACAACCATCAAGGAGAATATAAACCCATGACAGAAATCACAAACAATAATCAAGGTGCAAATATCGCCAACTTTGCCAACGAAGTCAAAGACAACGCCAGTCAGCAAGCCTCTAATTTCACCCAAACAAGTGGCGCAAGCGTAGCAGAACTAATGCAACTAATCGGCAACCTGCGCCAAACTGCTAACCAATTTCCAGCAGAAACCCGCGACGACATGATCATTGAGATTGATGATGTAGAAGTAGAAATTAAAAAACCAGAAAAAGAACGCAATATACCCAAACTTAAAAAACGTCTAGCAGGTTTACTAACTGCTGCTACTGTAGTCGCTACCCCAATCGCAGAAATGGCAGGCTTTACAAACACTGTTCTGGAAATAGGTCAGAAAGTAGGCATAGAACTAAAGCTTCCCTCTGGTAAATAG
- a CDS encoding amino acid adenylation domain-containing protein: MTEKYIEDSYQLSPMQQGMLFNSLYAQNSGVDIEQMVCTVSEKLDISAFQAAWNRVVQRHAVLRTSFDWANGSEPLQQVHKQVTIPFQHQDLRDLSAAEQSIQLESYLQRDRINGFELDIAPLMRLALFQISDSVYQFVWTFHHIILDGRSLPIILDEVFTFYDAFCQGHDIQLPNPCPYQEHMRWLQQQDWSKSEGYWRQFLKGFSVPTPLLIDSNPRKDSGFGQQEIRLPQSVTSMLESVAKENQITINTLVQGAWALLLSRYSGETDVAFGATRACRRSSVAGADNIVGLLINTLPVRVNAPAEQPLIPWLKDMRSQWVTLRDYEHTPLVKIQGWSEVPGGTSLFDSLVMFENQELNSAFHSHSTRLKNLEARLEEQTNFPLTLLGFGGSELLLKLKYDRCRFDDAKVSRMLGHLETLLSSMAENPWQCLGELPLLTTDERYQMLIEWNHTETDYQQHLCMHQLFEKQVTKTPDAIAVVFGNEQLTYKQLNTKANQLAHHLKHLGVKPGVLVGVYLERSLEMIPAVLGILKAGGAYVPLEPSFPQARIQLLLSSLEINCLVTQTHLLPNIHELEPQLPSLQNLICLDKSVAASYGQQKVWNYSELEFFSSTNPELVNTADDVAYVIFTSGSTGTPKGVVVRHQPAINLIEWVNKTFHVSSTDRVLFITSLCFDLSVYDIFGLLAAGGSIRVVSKEDARDPERLLNIVCHEPITFWDSAPPALQQLASLFPTVSAKRANPRLRLVFMSGDWIPVPLPEQLKATFPGVEVISLGGATEATIWSNYYPIKDIEPHWVSIPYGKPIQNAKYYILDSFLNPCPIGVTGELYIGGECLASGYLNQQELTAQKFIPNPFIPNKEGNPAKLYKTGDLARYFPDGNIEFLGRIDHQVKIRGFRIELGEIESVLLQHEAVQDAVVMAREDEPGNKRLVAYVVVTQASVINELRRFLQEKLPEYMVPSAFVAIDSIPLTANGKVDRRALPIPDQVRTDLDREFVSPSNSVEVELTEIWEQVLGVQPIGITDNFFDLGGHSILAVKLFAQVEKKFAQKLPLATLFQAPTIQQLATLLNQTEQASWSSLVKIRSGDNKKKPLFFIHALGGNIIGYQTLIRHLSSQQPIYGLQAQGLDGKQAPHTRVEDMACHYIQEIRKIQPHGPYLFAGFSSGGTIAYEMAQQLTLQGEKIDLLAMFDTYNPQLFIQSPCFSRTLYSYMRTLVQMPLKDKWHYFQAKVDWIQSALTGKTSSKFDLWNEQSFSEDENPHNMVLIEALKKATMSDYAPQPYSGNITLFTTKEVLRWCKYVPERGWKDLAQGGVEIHPVTGTHLGMLDEANVPTLATKFIACLEQAQTEVEDVFVTTENAQILNFPQMSPVYTAAS; encoded by the coding sequence ATGACAGAAAAATACATCGAGGATTCCTACCAACTTTCACCCATGCAGCAGGGTATGCTGTTTAACAGCTTATATGCTCAAAATTCAGGTGTAGATATTGAGCAGATGGTTTGTACAGTCAGTGAGAAACTAGATATTTCGGCGTTTCAAGCAGCATGGAATCGAGTTGTGCAAAGACATGCAGTTTTGAGAACTAGTTTTGACTGGGCAAATGGTAGTGAACCGCTGCAACAAGTACATAAACAAGTTACTATTCCCTTTCAACATCAAGATTTACGGGATTTATCAGCAGCAGAACAATCGATACAACTAGAATCTTACCTGCAACGCGATCGCATAAATGGATTTGAGCTTGATATAGCACCATTGATGCGTCTAGCACTGTTTCAAATTAGTGATTCTGTTTACCAGTTTGTTTGGACTTTTCACCACATCATTTTAGATGGTCGCTCTTTACCAATAATTCTTGATGAAGTCTTTACATTTTATGATGCTTTTTGTCAAGGACATGACATACAATTGCCAAATCCTTGTCCCTATCAAGAGCATATGCGGTGGTTACAGCAGCAGGATTGGTCTAAATCTGAAGGTTATTGGCGACAATTTCTCAAAGGTTTTAGTGTCCCAACCCCGCTTTTAATAGACTCAAATCCTCGCAAAGACAGCGGTTTTGGACAGCAAGAAATTCGCTTACCCCAAAGCGTCACTTCCATGTTGGAGTCTGTAGCCAAAGAAAATCAAATTACTATCAATACCCTAGTACAGGGTGCTTGGGCTTTACTATTAAGCCGTTATAGTGGTGAAACAGATGTTGCTTTTGGTGCCACTAGAGCCTGTCGTCGTTCATCGGTAGCAGGTGCAGATAATATAGTTGGACTACTAATTAATACTTTACCAGTTAGGGTGAATGCCCCAGCCGAGCAACCATTAATCCCCTGGTTGAAAGACATGCGATCGCAATGGGTCACTTTGCGGGATTATGAACATACTCCCCTAGTGAAAATTCAGGGTTGGAGTGAGGTTCCTGGAGGAACATCATTATTTGATAGTTTGGTGATGTTTGAGAATCAGGAACTAAATTCAGCCTTCCATTCCCACAGTACAAGATTAAAAAATCTCGAAGCACGACTAGAAGAACAAACCAATTTTCCCCTCACATTATTGGGTTTTGGTGGTTCCGAACTTCTACTCAAACTGAAATATGATCGATGTCGCTTTGATGATGCCAAAGTTTCTCGGATGTTAGGACATTTGGAAACTCTGTTATCCAGCATGGCAGAAAATCCTTGGCAATGCTTGGGTGAATTGCCATTGTTAACCACAGATGAACGGTATCAGATGTTGATTGAGTGGAATCACACAGAAACCGACTATCAACAGCATCTATGTATGCATCAATTATTCGAGAAACAAGTAACTAAGACTCCAGATGCTATTGCTGTTGTGTTTGGAAATGAGCAACTCACCTACAAACAATTAAATACCAAAGCCAATCAACTAGCCCATCACCTCAAACATCTGGGAGTCAAACCAGGGGTATTAGTTGGAGTATATTTAGAACGTTCACTAGAAATGATTCCCGCAGTTTTAGGAATCCTTAAAGCTGGTGGTGCATACGTTCCTTTAGAACCAAGTTTTCCCCAAGCGAGAATTCAACTCCTGCTTTCTTCCTTAGAAATTAACTGTCTAGTTACCCAAACTCATCTATTACCAAATATTCATGAACTAGAACCACAACTTCCATCTCTGCAAAACCTGATCTGTCTAGATAAATCAGTTGCGGCATCATATGGACAGCAAAAAGTCTGGAATTATAGTGAATTAGAGTTCTTTTCATCCACAAATCCTGAATTAGTAAATACTGCCGATGATGTTGCCTACGTCATCTTTACATCTGGTTCCACAGGAACACCCAAAGGAGTAGTTGTTCGTCATCAACCAGCAATTAATTTAATTGAATGGGTAAACAAAACCTTCCATGTCTCCTCAACTGACAGAGTTCTGTTTATTACATCTCTATGTTTTGACTTATCTGTTTACGATATCTTCGGACTCTTAGCAGCAGGTGGTTCCATCCGAGTTGTATCTAAAGAAGATGCTCGTGATCCTGAAAGATTATTAAATATAGTTTGCCATGAACCCATTACATTTTGGGATTCAGCCCCACCAGCATTACAACAACTCGCTTCCCTATTCCCCACAGTCTCAGCGAAAAGAGCGAACCCCAGACTACGATTAGTATTCATGAGTGGTGACTGGATACCTGTACCATTACCAGAGCAACTCAAAGCTACTTTCCCAGGTGTGGAAGTAATCAGCTTAGGGGGAGCAACAGAAGCGACAATCTGGTCTAACTACTATCCGATTAAAGATATAGAACCTCACTGGGTTAGTATTCCCTACGGAAAACCCATCCAAAATGCCAAATATTACATCCTGGATTCCTTCCTCAATCCTTGCCCAATTGGTGTTACTGGAGAGTTATACATTGGTGGTGAATGTTTAGCTTCTGGCTATCTCAATCAACAAGAACTAACTGCTCAGAAGTTTATTCCCAACCCCTTCATCCCCAATAAAGAGGGAAATCCAGCCAAACTGTATAAAACTGGTGATTTAGCTCGGTATTTTCCAGATGGCAATATAGAATTTCTCGGTAGAATTGATCATCAAGTAAAAATTCGAGGTTTCCGCATCGAACTAGGAGAAATTGAAAGTGTGCTTCTCCAACATGAAGCCGTTCAGGATGCTGTTGTTATGGCAAGGGAGGATGAACCCGGAAACAAACGATTAGTAGCATATGTAGTAGTTACTCAAGCATCGGTAATTAATGAATTGCGGCGCTTTCTCCAAGAGAAATTACCAGAATATATGGTACCCTCGGCATTTGTTGCCATCGATTCAATTCCCTTAACTGCAAACGGTAAAGTTGATCGTCGTGCTTTACCCATCCCAGATCAAGTTAGAACAGATTTAGATCGAGAATTTGTTTCCCCCAGCAATTCTGTTGAAGTTGAATTAACCGAAATTTGGGAACAGGTTTTGGGAGTACAACCAATTGGTATTACAGATAACTTCTTTGACTTGGGAGGACATTCAATCCTGGCAGTGAAGTTATTTGCTCAAGTTGAAAAGAAATTTGCTCAAAAGCTTCCCCTCGCTACCCTTTTCCAAGCTCCAACAATTCAGCAGTTAGCTACACTTCTTAATCAAACAGAACAAGCTTCTTGGTCTTCTTTGGTGAAAATTAGATCAGGTGACAATAAGAAAAAACCCCTATTCTTCATCCATGCCCTTGGTGGTAACATTATTGGTTATCAAACCCTGATTCGTCATCTTAGTTCCCAACAGCCTATTTATGGACTCCAAGCACAGGGATTAGACGGCAAACAAGCACCCCACACCAGAGTTGAAGATATGGCATGTCACTATATCCAAGAGATTCGCAAAATTCAACCCCACGGACCATATTTATTTGCTGGCTTTTCCAGTGGTGGGACAATTGCCTATGAAATGGCTCAACAGTTGACACTTCAAGGTGAGAAAATAGATTTACTGGCGATGTTCGATACCTATAATCCCCAGCTATTTATCCAAAGTCCTTGTTTCTCACGTACCTTATATTCATATATGCGTACTTTAGTCCAAATGCCCTTAAAGGATAAATGGCATTATTTCCAGGCTAAAGTAGATTGGATTCAATCAGCCTTAACAGGAAAAACTAGTAGTAAATTTGATTTGTGGAATGAACAGAGTTTTTCTGAAGATGAAAACCCCCACAACATGGTGTTAATTGAAGCTTTGAAAAAAGCAACCATGTCAGACTATGCGCCACAGCCATACTCAGGTAATATCACTTTATTCACCACCAAAGAAGTGTTGAGATGGTGTAAATATGTCCCAGAACGTGGTTGGAAAGATTTAGCCCAAGGTGGAGTAGAAATTCATCCAGTTACAGGTACACATTTAGGGATGTTGGATGAAGCAAATGTACCAACCTTGGCGACAAAATTCATTGCTTGTTTAGAACAGGCACAAACCGAAGTTGAGGATGTATTCGTCACCACAGAAAATGCTCAGATACTAAATTTCCCACAAATGTCTCCAGTTTACACAGCAGCATCCTGA